The Penaeus monodon isolate SGIC_2016 chromosome 5, NSTDA_Pmon_1, whole genome shotgun sequence genome window below encodes:
- the LOC119572905 gene encoding NADH dehydrogenase [ubiquinone] 1 alpha subcomplex subunit 11-like, whose translation MGYTDHPDGKECFQKIWACTKYSGMLGLVVSTYDVLMYTKPQGYVPTLGAYLRSTVPLAGAGAAFAAVTCASTALRGKDDKLNYFLGGSSAGGIIGVAARSFRVGVPTAFFLGVCAIVYKDSKDCGWKLFPEVTHRVGSFDHINYDFTLQKPHK comes from the exons ATGGGTTATACAGACCACCCCGATGGCAAGGAATGCTTCCAGAAGATTTGGGCTTGCACCAAGTACAGTGGAATGCTGG GACTTGTTGTATCTACCTATGATGTGTTGATGTACACCAAACCTCAGGGTTACGTGCCCACACTAGGAGCCTATCTTCGTTCTACCGTTCCCCTGGCTGGTGCAGGTGCTGCCTTTGCTGCCGTCACCTGTGCTTCCACAGCTCTGCGAGGGAAGGATGATAAACTCAACTACTTTTTGGGGGGAAGCTCAGCTGGTGGCATTATTGGTGTAGCTG caCGAAGCTTCCGTGTTGGAGTGCCCACAGCTTTCTTCCTGGGTGTGTGCGCCATCGTCTACAAGGACTCGAAGGACTGTGGCTGGAAGCTCTTCCCTGAAGTCACTCACAGAGTTGGCTCCTTTGACCATATTAATTATGACTTCACCCTCCAAAAGCCACACAAGTAA
- the LOC119572906 gene encoding endochitinase-like has translation MADRHWMAACLWLSLIVTCGSLQQILASKSETEIESGKPARRVCYYQSATVYRPGEASYRIEDIPGDLCSHIIYAFADLSNITWEIKPSIPSFDIDAGGYKRFVGLKETYPGLTATLGLGGGGAGVAGIFSQMASLKERRNIFVWSVIDLVQTYKFDGVDVDWEYPDTPDDKENFRLLMDELRAALDAESQSLELTMAVPIVRYRLQDGYNVPELCRAVDAVHLMGYDLRGVWNDFADVHSMLYRRPDLDFGILEEINLSDGSLLWEEFGCPRDKLVLGVPFYGRSFTLSDPSLHGLHAPITGTGNPGPIIGDPTVLVYFEICATLMNDPEWTREWDNEGLVPYTYKGDQWIGYEDPESLKIKVDYIRENGYLGAMNWAIDDDDFRGWCGLGINPMMTTIYEGLKDYTVPRSN, from the exons ATGGCAGATCGACACTGGATGGCAGCGTGTTTATGGCTATCATTAATCGTGACATGCGGATCACTGCAACAAATCCTCGCTTCGAAAT CTGAGACCGAGATCGAGTCAGGTAAGCCAGCGAGAAGGGTTTGTTACTACCAATCAGCCACCGTCTACCGCCCTGGGGAAGCCAGCTACAGGATCGAAGACATTCCTGGTGACCTCTGTTCTCACATCATCTACGCTTTCGCTGACCTCTCCAACATCACATGGGAAATCAAGCCTTCGATACCAAGT TTCGACATTGATGCAGGCGGTTACAAAAGGTTTGTCGGGTTGAAGGAGACCTACCCAGGCCTCACTGCGACCCTCGGCCTTGGTGGCGGAGGCGCTGGCGTCGCTGGGATCTTCTCGCAGATGGCCAGCCTCAAGGAGCGGAGAAACATTTTCGTCTGGAGCGTTATAG ATCTTGTACAAACGTATAAGTTCGATGGTGTTGATGTAGACTGGGAGTATCCCGATACCCCCGATGACAAAGAAAATTTTCGGTTACTG ATGGACGAATTACGGGCGGCCCTGGATGCGGAGAGCCAAAGCCTGGAGCTGACCATGGCAGTCCCTATCGTGAGATATAGATTACAAGATGGATATAACGTCCCAGAACTATGCAG AGCAGTTGATGCCGTGCACCTTATGGGCTATGATCTGCGAGGTGTGTGGAATGATTTCGCCGACGTGCATTCAATGCTCTATCGAAGACCTGATCTTGACTTTGGTATTCTCGAGGAAATAAACTTG AGCGACGGTTCACTTCTCTGGGAGGAATTTGGATGCCCACGAGACAAGCTGGTGCTAGGAGTGCCCTTCTACGGACGAAGCTTCACACTATCTGATCCTTCTCTACATGGACTCCATGCCCCGATCACTGGGACTGGGAATCCAGGTCCTATAATAGGAGATCCTACAGTTCTGGTATACTTTGAG ATCTGTGCAACCTTGATGAATGACCCTGAGTGGACAAGAGAATGGGATAATGAAGGTTTAGTTCCTTACACATACAAAG GAGACCAGTGGATTGGGTACGAAGACCCCGAGAGCCTAAAGATCAAGGTGGACTATATCCGAGAGAACGGCTACCTCGGGGCTATGAACTGGGCTATTGACGATGATGATTTCAGAGGCTGGTGTGGCTTAGGGATCAACCCCATGATGAC AACGATATATGAAGGTTTGAAAGACTACACTGTACCAAGAAGCAACTAA